A genomic stretch from Telmatocola sphagniphila includes:
- a CDS encoding YidB family protein encodes MGILINLIQSIISKLFAGNTTKFISVVTAMLQNKEGGLAAILEQFQKQGMGHLTSSWVGTGENADVSEEQLQQGLGQDKIQELIKSTGLSEQDLLAKLKEHLPKIIDKLTPEGKLPE; translated from the coding sequence ATGGGCATATTGATCAATCTGATTCAGTCGATCATCAGCAAATTATTCGCAGGCAATACTACGAAATTCATCTCTGTGGTCACGGCCATGCTTCAAAACAAGGAGGGGGGCTTAGCCGCCATTCTGGAGCAGTTTCAGAAGCAGGGTATGGGACACCTCACCAGTTCCTGGGTGGGCACCGGAGAGAATGCCGATGTCTCGGAAGAACAGCTTCAGCAGGGTCTCGGCCAGGATAAGATTCAGGAATTGATCAAATCGACCGGTTTGAGCGAACAAGACCTGCTGGCCAAGCTGAAAGAGCATCTGCCCAAGATCATCGACAAGCTGACTCCGGAAGGCAAACTGCCCGAGTAA
- a CDS encoding NAD(P)H-dependent oxidoreductase, with translation MSVLANEDLLKQLRWRYAVKKFDTSRKISETDWKTLEESLVLAPSSYGLQPWKFIVVLDPAVRAKLVTESWGQTQVADASHLVVFAVKKELTEEFVDKYIQRIAEVRGGAINEGLKKMILGSVSRMSLADVLNWNARQTYIALGTLMTAAAVLGIDSCPMEGIIPEKYDEILGLDKQGFTTLVVCPVGYRANDDKSAVAPKVRFKTEDVIQYI, from the coding sequence ATGTCCGTACTCGCTAATGAAGATCTGTTGAAGCAACTCCGCTGGCGTTATGCGGTAAAAAAATTCGACACCTCCCGCAAGATTTCCGAGACCGACTGGAAGACTCTGGAAGAATCGCTCGTTCTCGCTCCTTCCTCTTACGGCCTGCAACCGTGGAAGTTCATCGTGGTTCTGGACCCGGCCGTCCGCGCCAAGCTGGTAACCGAATCCTGGGGGCAAACCCAAGTGGCAGATGCTTCACATCTGGTGGTTTTCGCCGTGAAGAAAGAACTGACCGAAGAATTTGTCGACAAATACATCCAGCGTATCGCCGAAGTTCGGGGCGGCGCGATCAATGAAGGTTTGAAGAAAATGATTCTAGGGAGCGTCAGTCGCATGTCGCTGGCCGACGTTTTAAACTGGAATGCCCGACAGACGTATATCGCGCTGGGTACTTTAATGACCGCTGCAGCGGTGCTGGGTATCGATAGCTGCCCGATGGAAGGCATCATTCCAGAAAAATACGATGAAATTCTCGGCCTCGACAAGCAAGGCTTTACGACGCTGGTTGTCTGTCCGGTGGGTTATCGTGCGAACGATGACAAAAGCGCCGTGGCCCCCAAGGTACGCTTTAAGACGGAAGACGTGATTCAATACATCTAG
- the dps gene encoding DNA starvation/stationary phase protection protein Dps encodes MFPTRIDIPLEKRTKLIELLNARLADLIDLQLQTKQAHWNVKGPSFIALHEMFDEFVDEIAEYVDDVAERVTALGGVAEGTVAVVHKRSSLEPYPLILKTGKEHLEAVAKALTRSAKAVREAIGQSDDLDADTADLFTGISRGLDKKLWFVEAHLHADH; translated from the coding sequence ATGTTCCCAACACGAATCGATATACCACTGGAAAAGCGAACCAAGCTGATCGAACTCCTCAACGCCCGGCTAGCGGACTTGATCGATCTGCAACTGCAGACCAAGCAGGCCCACTGGAACGTGAAAGGGCCGAGCTTTATCGCCCTGCATGAGATGTTCGACGAATTTGTGGATGAAATCGCGGAGTATGTCGACGATGTGGCCGAGCGGGTGACCGCATTGGGTGGCGTGGCGGAAGGTACCGTAGCCGTGGTTCACAAGCGTTCCAGCCTGGAACCCTATCCGTTAATTCTCAAGACCGGCAAAGAGCATCTGGAGGCTGTGGCCAAGGCGTTGACCCGCAGCGCCAAGGCCGTTCGCGAAGCTATTGGTCAGTCGGACGATCTGGATGCTGATACCGCCGATCTTTTCACCGGCATTTCACGAGGTTTGGATAAGAAGCTCTGGTTTGTGGAAGCCCATCTGCACGCCGACCATTAA
- a CDS encoding PQQ-binding-like beta-propeller repeat protein produces MKRILLSLACAAIIASNVKSEDWPQWLGPKRDANWTETGLVEKFPEGGPKILWRTTIAGGYAGPAVADGKVYVTDFKTGVTAENNPATRGKLAGVERVHCLDVKTGAPIWNFEYPCIYNISYPAGPRCTPTIAGGKVYTLGAEGNLVCLNAATGEKIWAKDFKSDYGAKTPMWGFCGHPLVDGKKLICITGGPNALAVAFDKDTGKELWHNLDAPEPGYSAPVIIEAGGKRQLIIWSSKDINGLDPETGNKYWSEALEPNYGMSIMVPQKAGDYLFAAGIQNKSLLLKLDKNKPAVTEVYRGKKDQSVYPVNMTPYIDSGIIYGVDQPGKLTAVKLETGERLWQTSVPITGKEEERPVGSGTAFVVKNGDRYFLFSESGHLIIAKLSDKGYEEISRAKVIEPTNSAFGRSVVWSHPAFANKCAFIRNDKELICVSLTK; encoded by the coding sequence ATGAAACGGATTCTTCTTTCGCTGGCCTGCGCGGCCATCATCGCATCGAATGTCAAGTCGGAAGACTGGCCGCAGTGGTTGGGCCCCAAACGCGACGCTAATTGGACGGAAACCGGTCTCGTGGAAAAATTTCCCGAAGGAGGCCCAAAAATCCTCTGGCGAACTACGATCGCCGGCGGCTATGCCGGGCCGGCAGTCGCTGATGGAAAAGTCTACGTCACCGACTTCAAAACAGGGGTAACGGCGGAGAATAATCCCGCGACTCGAGGGAAACTCGCGGGTGTGGAACGGGTGCATTGCCTGGACGTTAAGACCGGGGCACCGATCTGGAATTTCGAGTATCCTTGCATTTACAACATTTCTTACCCCGCCGGCCCCCGTTGCACCCCGACGATAGCGGGCGGCAAGGTTTATACCCTCGGCGCCGAAGGCAATCTGGTTTGCTTGAACGCGGCTACCGGTGAAAAAATTTGGGCCAAAGACTTCAAATCCGATTACGGTGCCAAGACACCCATGTGGGGTTTCTGCGGGCATCCGCTCGTTGATGGCAAAAAGCTGATTTGCATCACGGGAGGTCCAAACGCTCTCGCGGTGGCTTTCGATAAAGACACCGGCAAGGAACTCTGGCATAACCTCGATGCTCCCGAACCGGGCTACTCGGCTCCTGTAATCATCGAAGCGGGCGGCAAACGGCAGTTAATTATCTGGTCCTCCAAAGACATCAACGGCCTCGATCCGGAAACGGGAAACAAGTACTGGAGCGAAGCTCTGGAACCGAATTACGGCATGTCGATTATGGTACCCCAGAAAGCGGGCGATTACCTTTTCGCCGCAGGGATTCAGAACAAGTCCCTCCTGCTAAAGCTGGACAAGAATAAGCCTGCAGTGACAGAAGTCTATCGCGGGAAAAAAGACCAATCGGTCTATCCTGTAAACATGACCCCCTATATCGATTCCGGGATTATCTATGGTGTGGATCAGCCGGGAAAATTAACAGCCGTGAAACTGGAAACGGGTGAACGGCTCTGGCAGACCAGTGTTCCGATCACCGGAAAGGAAGAAGAACGGCCCGTAGGTTCCGGCACGGCTTTCGTCGTGAAGAATGGCGACCGATATTTCCTGTTCTCGGAATCCGGGCATCTGATCATCGCCAAGCTTTCGGACAAAGGCTATGAAGAGATCAGCCGGGCGAAAGTCATCGAACCCACCAACTCGGCCTTTGGTCGCAGCGTCGTCTGGTCGCACCCGGCATTCGCCAACAAGTGTGCTTTTATTAGAAATGACAAGGAACTGATCTGCGTCAGTTTGACGAAGTAG
- a CDS encoding B12-binding domain-containing protein: MNNEEINAGTNRYVSTAVVARALGVGVSTVKRWVDEGILPAHRTAGGHRKLLMSDVIRLARDGNLPQADLSQLNNQINSVDYANAVSSQQKLLQALCTGDTTTVKSLIHGAYLQGCSIEELADNIISPVMREIGHQWERKEIEIATEHRASETLLSVLYGLKELIHSAVQGAQPVAIGGAPENDHYNLAPFLTKLVLMEHGWKVIYLGRHTPFVAFEDAIREFQPNLVWLSVSHLVDSERFIAEENAFFEKCQALQVPLAVGGRALDFSIMPRLKMDFHGENLSQFARYSRTLHDNPGVPRRGRPPLNGYSTTTSSN; this comes from the coding sequence ATGAACAACGAGGAAATAAACGCTGGGACGAACCGGTATGTCTCCACGGCTGTGGTGGCTCGCGCTCTCGGCGTGGGTGTCAGCACGGTGAAACGATGGGTCGATGAAGGCATTCTACCCGCGCATCGCACGGCCGGAGGACATCGCAAGCTCCTCATGTCGGATGTGATCCGTCTCGCTCGCGATGGGAACCTCCCGCAGGCCGATCTCAGTCAACTTAACAATCAGATCAACTCGGTCGATTACGCGAACGCCGTCTCTTCCCAGCAGAAACTGTTGCAAGCTCTCTGTACGGGAGATACAACCACCGTCAAGTCGCTCATCCATGGTGCCTACCTTCAGGGCTGTTCCATCGAGGAGCTGGCCGACAATATTATCTCGCCGGTGATGCGCGAAATCGGCCATCAGTGGGAGCGAAAAGAAATTGAGATCGCCACGGAGCACCGGGCTTCTGAAACGCTGCTTTCCGTGCTCTATGGTCTGAAAGAACTGATCCACTCGGCCGTTCAGGGGGCGCAGCCAGTGGCCATTGGGGGTGCCCCGGAAAACGATCATTACAACCTGGCTCCGTTTCTCACGAAACTTGTATTAATGGAACATGGTTGGAAAGTGATCTATCTCGGCCGACATACTCCCTTTGTGGCCTTCGAGGATGCCATCCGGGAGTTTCAACCGAATCTGGTCTGGCTCAGCGTTTCGCATCTGGTGGACAGCGAGCGATTCATTGCCGAGGAAAATGCTTTTTTCGAAAAGTGCCAAGCGCTCCAGGTGCCCTTGGCCGTGGGAGGCCGGGCACTCGATTTTTCAATAATGCCCCGACTGAAGATGGATTTTCACGGCGAAAACTTGAGTCAATTTGCCCGCTACAGCCGTACGCTTCATGACAATCCCGGCGTGCCGCGGCGGGGTCGCCCCCCGCTCAACGGCTATTCCACCACTACTTCGTCAAACTGA
- a CDS encoding DMT family transporter, whose product MNQGFFMSLAAGAGICIAFQAAANGKFRQNINEPLWAAFLSICGTFLCACITMLITRPNVPESDAFKTTQWWNWIGGPLGCLIVLSGTLLISQLGAARFLAFVIGGQLLASLLLDHFGLMGLKPDPVTTGRLLGVLLIVAGVVLVKFS is encoded by the coding sequence ATGAATCAAGGATTTTTCATGTCTCTGGCCGCGGGGGCTGGCATCTGCATCGCCTTTCAGGCCGCAGCGAACGGAAAATTTCGCCAGAACATCAACGAACCGCTTTGGGCCGCGTTTCTTTCAATCTGCGGCACTTTTTTGTGCGCCTGTATCACCATGCTGATCACCCGGCCAAACGTGCCGGAAAGCGACGCTTTTAAAACCACCCAATGGTGGAACTGGATCGGCGGTCCACTGGGTTGCCTGATCGTACTCTCCGGGACCCTTCTCATCAGCCAACTGGGAGCCGCCCGATTTCTGGCCTTCGTAATCGGCGGTCAACTACTCGCAAGCCTGCTTCTGGACCATTTTGGACTGATGGGTCTGAAACCGGATCCGGTAACCACCGGACGGCTTTTAGGTGTGTTATTGATCGTAGCCGGCGTCGTTTTGGTAAAATTCTCTTGA
- a CDS encoding aldehyde dehydrogenase family protein, which produces MIHIPALRLGKPYVSLEKTTLVHHVTGEPVAEVSQVSGIALNRDLPKMTQAKKELQAIPVKDLIGMYAKAADYFAKDTLPVGESSQSFDDYIRCLSSTTGSPQVFCRRNAGKVEYVLRNVEEVIAGLTRGLDLAVLDNGYAIQGGRMQAFYSTTDSFGAILPSNSPGVHSLWVPAIALKTPLVLKPGREEPWTPFRVLQALLKAGIPASALNFYPTDHAGAGDILRGTGRSMLFGDARTTDAYKNDHRVELHGPGFSKILIGDDMVDKWEQYIDVMVECIAANGGRSCINVSAVWTPKHGRAIAEALSKKLCEIKARPWDDPEAALAAFANPDVGVAISGMVDEGLKTPGAEDVTERIRGTPRLVREGRCAWILPAIIYCDNYTHPLANKEFLFPYSSVLECPQADMLKRIGPSLAVMALTENPAFIRQLLDSNQIERLNIGALPTNRLTWDQPHEGNLFTHLYRQRALQLSKVE; this is translated from the coding sequence ATGATTCACATTCCCGCACTCCGACTGGGCAAACCCTACGTCAGCCTGGAAAAAACGACCCTGGTACATCATGTGACGGGCGAACCGGTGGCGGAGGTCAGCCAAGTTTCGGGAATCGCACTCAATCGCGATTTACCGAAAATGACTCAGGCGAAAAAAGAGCTGCAGGCCATTCCGGTCAAAGATCTGATTGGCATGTATGCCAAGGCGGCCGACTATTTCGCCAAGGATACTCTGCCCGTCGGCGAATCTTCGCAAAGTTTCGATGATTACATTCGCTGTCTCTCTTCCACCACGGGGTCGCCCCAGGTCTTTTGCCGTCGCAATGCCGGGAAGGTGGAATACGTTCTGCGAAATGTGGAGGAAGTGATTGCCGGTTTGACTCGGGGTCTGGATCTGGCCGTGCTCGACAACGGCTATGCGATTCAAGGCGGCCGGATGCAGGCCTTCTACTCCACAACCGATAGTTTTGGGGCAATCCTGCCGAGTAATTCGCCCGGCGTGCATTCCTTGTGGGTGCCGGCAATTGCTTTGAAAACACCCCTGGTTCTGAAGCCAGGACGTGAAGAACCCTGGACCCCCTTCCGCGTGCTGCAGGCGCTTCTGAAAGCGGGTATTCCCGCCAGCGCTTTGAACTTCTACCCCACCGATCATGCCGGAGCGGGAGACATTCTTCGCGGCACCGGACGAAGCATGCTGTTCGGAGATGCCCGCACCACCGATGCCTACAAAAACGATCACCGCGTGGAATTGCACGGTCCGGGATTCAGCAAAATCCTGATCGGCGATGACATGGTGGACAAGTGGGAACAGTACATCGATGTGATGGTCGAATGTATCGCGGCCAATGGCGGACGCAGCTGCATCAACGTCTCGGCGGTCTGGACTCCCAAACATGGTAGGGCGATTGCCGAGGCCCTGTCCAAGAAACTCTGTGAGATCAAAGCCCGTCCGTGGGATGATCCCGAAGCCGCTCTGGCCGCCTTCGCCAATCCCGACGTCGGCGTAGCTATCTCCGGTATGGTGGATGAAGGGTTGAAGACTCCGGGAGCGGAAGACGTGACCGAGCGAATCCGCGGTACCCCCCGGCTGGTGCGCGAAGGTCGCTGCGCCTGGATTCTGCCGGCGATCATTTATTGCGACAACTACACCCACCCGCTGGCCAACAAGGAATTTTTATTCCCCTATTCCAGCGTGCTGGAATGCCCTCAAGCCGATATGCTGAAGAGAATAGGGCCATCACTAGCGGTCATGGCCCTGACCGAGAATCCGGCATTTATTCGCCAATTGTTGGATTCGAACCAGATTGAACGTCTGAATATTGGTGCGCTGCCCACCAACCGCCTGACCTGGGATCAACCCCACGAAGGGAATTTGTTCACGCACCTGTATCGACAGAGAGCTCTCCAGTTGTCGAAAGTCGAATAA
- a CDS encoding iron-containing alcohol dehydrogenase — MIPFDFQPINRVIFGPGTLARIGELCTEQGGKRILLVTDPGLEKAGHPQRAKSFIEAAGLPVFVFDLVKENPTNADVQLGTRFAREQNIDLIVAVGGGSTMDCAKGINFILTNGGNMADYKGQGKAKKPMLPSIGIPTTSGTGSEAQCYALITDDSSHLKMACGDKKAAFRVSILDPELTLSQPRGVTAATGIDAIAHAIESFVCKKATPFSQLYSRSAWQYLVHNLEEVLRNPGNLDARAAMQLGSHFAGVAIENAMLGICHSCANPLTAHYGITHGVAIGLLLPHVIRFNSSVCSRHFEILARDIDEKSAADVAEKISELVAFCGQPNRLRDCGVSESILPLLAIEANEQWTARFNPREVTEKELLQVLQSAW; from the coding sequence ATGATTCCATTCGACTTTCAACCGATTAACCGCGTTATCTTCGGCCCAGGAACGCTCGCCCGCATTGGCGAGCTGTGTACCGAGCAAGGGGGAAAGCGCATCTTGCTGGTTACCGATCCGGGCTTGGAAAAAGCCGGCCATCCCCAGCGCGCCAAATCTTTCATTGAAGCCGCCGGGCTGCCAGTCTTCGTATTCGATCTAGTCAAAGAAAATCCTACCAATGCGGATGTGCAACTGGGCACCCGCTTTGCCCGCGAACAGAATATCGACCTGATCGTGGCCGTCGGCGGCGGCAGCACCATGGATTGTGCCAAAGGGATCAACTTCATTTTGACCAATGGCGGCAATATGGCCGATTACAAAGGTCAGGGTAAAGCCAAGAAGCCGATGTTGCCTTCCATTGGCATCCCCACCACATCGGGCACCGGCAGCGAAGCTCAGTGCTATGCATTGATTACCGACGATAGCTCCCATCTGAAAATGGCCTGCGGAGATAAAAAAGCGGCTTTTCGCGTCAGCATTCTCGATCCGGAACTGACGCTTTCCCAACCGCGCGGCGTGACCGCCGCGACGGGGATCGATGCAATCGCTCATGCGATCGAATCGTTCGTCTGCAAAAAGGCGACTCCGTTCAGCCAGCTGTATTCGCGCTCGGCCTGGCAGTATCTCGTGCACAATCTGGAAGAAGTTTTAAGAAATCCGGGCAATCTGGATGCGCGGGCCGCGATGCAACTCGGATCTCACTTCGCCGGCGTAGCCATCGAAAATGCCATGCTCGGAATATGCCACTCCTGCGCCAATCCCCTGACGGCCCACTATGGCATCACTCACGGAGTGGCGATTGGTCTGCTATTGCCTCATGTGATTCGCTTCAATTCCAGCGTCTGCTCCCGGCATTTTGAAATTTTGGCACGGGATATCGACGAAAAATCGGCGGCGGATGTGGCCGAGAAAATTTCCGAATTGGTGGCTTTTTGCGGCCAGCCGAACCGGCTGCGCGACTGCGGGGTCAGTGAATCGATTCTGCCGTTACTGGCCATCGAGGCCAACGAGCAGTGGACGGCCAGATTCAATCCCCGCGAAGTTACCGAAAAAGAACTCCTGCAGGTTCTGCAGTCGGCCTGGTGA
- a CDS encoding Fe(2+)-trafficking protein, with translation MSQLSERIAQFQKMTNDDPDNELGHFRLGQLYMEAEDFEKAIESFNRTLEISPQFSKVYQLLSDCLIKLDRQEEAVSKLTEGWKIADERGDKMPRDAMGDMLKKLNAPVPQVQKKDAYDGPDTGFRCQRPTCMAGRGARQLARPPIPDEIGKRIYREICSECWEEWFKNYSVKVINETRIDLSTEYGQEEYDKYMRSFLGFEEPAGV, from the coding sequence ATGAGCCAGTTGAGTGAACGCATCGCCCAGTTTCAGAAGATGACCAACGACGACCCCGACAATGAATTGGGGCACTTTCGGTTAGGTCAGCTTTACATGGAAGCTGAGGATTTCGAAAAGGCAATCGAGTCTTTCAATCGAACTCTGGAGATCAGCCCGCAATTTTCCAAAGTTTACCAGCTGCTTTCGGACTGCCTGATCAAGCTCGACCGCCAAGAGGAAGCCGTCAGCAAGCTCACCGAAGGATGGAAGATCGCCGACGAACGGGGCGATAAGATGCCTCGCGATGCGATGGGCGACATGCTGAAAAAGCTGAACGCCCCCGTTCCTCAGGTGCAGAAAAAAGATGCTTATGATGGTCCCGACACCGGTTTTCGCTGCCAGCGGCCGACCTGTATGGCAGGCCGCGGCGCCCGGCAGTTAGCCCGGCCGCCGATACCCGATGAAATCGGGAAGCGTATCTACCGCGAAATCTGCTCGGAATGCTGGGAAGAGTGGTTCAAAAATTACAGCGTGAAGGTCATTAACGAAACTCGTATCGATCTTTCAACCGAATACGGCCAGGAAGAATACGATAAATACATGCGAAGCTTCTTGGGCTTCGAAGAACCGGCGGGAGTCTAA
- a CDS encoding outer membrane protein assembly factor BamB family protein, translated as MLKFGFVLAGSLVLSAGLSAQDWPQFRGPNFSGVSLEKKALPASWSEKENILWKTPLEQRGVSSPVVFDDRIYLTANSGFRLDKLHVLCLDKKTGKILWQRELTATGNTGCHPKSNMSAPTPVADASGVYALFATGDLAAFEKDGKLRWYRSLVSDYPTIGNQVGMSSSPILANNTLVIPMVNSGESFIAGIDPRYGNNIWKTEREKDTNWSTPLTVAYKSGTQVVMMGKNEVVSYSPESGKALWKFPTGSAAAASPTIAGDKILVPAGGVVAIAMDGADKAKEVWKQQKLFAGYSSPVFYEDRVYNISGAGVIVCADAKTGKDLWQERTKTKGKYWASPIVGDGKLYVCADDGIVTVAKTGDKPEILAVNDMKDEIMGTPAISDGCIFLRTTKAMYCIGTK; from the coding sequence ATGCTTAAATTCGGATTTGTATTGGCCGGCTCGCTGGTTTTATCCGCGGGTTTATCGGCTCAGGATTGGCCGCAATTTCGCGGTCCCAACTTCAGCGGCGTCTCCCTCGAGAAAAAAGCCCTTCCCGCCAGCTGGAGCGAAAAGGAAAACATTCTCTGGAAAACGCCGCTGGAACAACGCGGCGTCTCTTCCCCGGTCGTTTTCGACGATCGCATCTATCTCACCGCAAACTCCGGCTTTCGACTCGACAAACTGCATGTGCTCTGCCTGGACAAGAAAACCGGCAAAATTCTTTGGCAGCGCGAACTGACCGCGACCGGTAACACCGGCTGTCATCCCAAGTCGAACATGTCGGCACCAACCCCAGTGGCGGATGCCAGCGGCGTATATGCTTTATTCGCTACGGGCGACCTCGCCGCTTTCGAAAAAGACGGAAAATTACGCTGGTATCGCTCGCTGGTTTCCGACTATCCGACCATCGGGAATCAAGTAGGCATGTCCTCCTCGCCCATCCTGGCTAACAACACGCTGGTGATTCCGATGGTCAATTCCGGCGAATCCTTCATCGCCGGGATCGATCCCCGTTATGGCAATAACATCTGGAAAACCGAACGGGAGAAGGACACCAATTGGAGCACGCCCTTGACTGTCGCTTATAAGTCGGGCACTCAGGTCGTCATGATGGGCAAAAACGAAGTTGTGTCCTACAGTCCGGAGAGCGGTAAGGCTCTTTGGAAATTCCCTACGGGTTCCGCCGCCGCAGCTAGCCCCACGATAGCCGGAGATAAAATTCTGGTGCCTGCGGGCGGAGTGGTTGCCATCGCAATGGATGGGGCCGATAAGGCCAAGGAAGTCTGGAAGCAACAGAAACTCTTCGCCGGTTACAGCTCGCCGGTTTTCTACGAAGATCGCGTTTACAACATCAGCGGTGCCGGTGTAATCGTCTGTGCCGATGCCAAGACGGGCAAAGACCTCTGGCAGGAACGGACCAAGACCAAAGGCAAATACTGGGCCTCGCCGATTGTGGGGGATGGCAAGCTTTACGTCTGTGCCGATGATGGCATCGTGACCGTGGCCAAGACGGGAGACAAACCGGAAATTCTGGCGGTGAACGACATGAAGGACGAGATCATGGGCACCCCGGCGATTTCGGATGGTTGCATTTTCCTGCGGACAACGAAAGCGATGTATTGCATCGGGACGAAGTAG
- the der gene encoding ribosome biogenesis GTPase Der has product MAVPIVAIVGRPNVGKSSLFNWLVGRRVSIVDPTAGVTRDRISEIIEGEDYSFELTDTGGIGIVDEHKLEADVSKQIQTAIEEATVIILLTDVRDGVMPLDLDVADRLRNISKPVILVVNKCDTPELMLQASDFHRLGYSPLIPVSVLQRKNKDKLLEAITDQLPKDQSEIAETDLKIAIVGKRNVGKSTFVNKMANAERVIVSEIPGTTRDSVDVRFERDGKNFVVIDTAGLRNKSSMANSIEFYSQVRAEESIRRADVVLQFFDCREDLSRIDKQLAGYIYKYQKPAIFVVNKWDLAPEHVSTEEYGEYVEKMFPMLDFVPIAFITAKQGRNVFKVWNLAQNIAKQCKLRIGTGELNRLIEDAWTKNPAPQKGQRMPKIYYATQTAVEPPTIVMMVNNPDLFEETYRRYLLRYLRENSPFQEVPIKMEFRSKKDAQENKRMDRPEGIPLAGSEKKPVPMTDGTKAKKTEATKPPRPLRPKKPKPKKPDLWKL; this is encoded by the coding sequence GTGGCAGTTCCCATCGTCGCCATCGTTGGCCGTCCCAACGTCGGCAAGTCGTCGCTTTTCAACTGGTTAGTGGGCCGACGAGTCAGCATCGTCGATCCCACGGCCGGGGTGACACGCGACCGTATCTCCGAAATCATCGAAGGGGAAGATTACTCCTTCGAACTGACCGACACCGGCGGTATCGGGATCGTCGACGAACATAAACTCGAGGCCGATGTCAGCAAACAGATTCAGACAGCCATCGAGGAAGCCACAGTCATTATTTTGCTGACCGATGTCCGTGATGGCGTGATGCCTTTGGATCTCGATGTGGCCGATCGGTTGCGAAATATCAGCAAACCAGTCATTCTGGTAGTCAACAAGTGCGATACTCCCGAACTGATGCTTCAAGCCAGCGATTTCCATCGTCTGGGCTACAGTCCGCTGATTCCCGTCAGCGTTCTCCAGCGCAAAAACAAAGATAAGCTTCTGGAAGCCATCACCGATCAACTGCCCAAAGACCAATCCGAAATTGCCGAAACGGACCTGAAGATCGCTATCGTCGGTAAACGAAACGTCGGCAAATCGACCTTCGTAAACAAAATGGCCAATGCCGAGCGCGTGATCGTCAGCGAGATTCCCGGCACAACTCGCGACAGCGTCGACGTCCGTTTCGAGCGGGATGGGAAAAACTTCGTCGTGATCGACACGGCCGGGTTGCGCAACAAAAGCAGCATGGCCAACAGCATCGAATTCTACAGTCAGGTGCGCGCCGAGGAATCGATCCGCCGGGCCGATGTGGTGCTGCAGTTTTTCGATTGCCGCGAAGACCTGTCGCGCATCGACAAACAGTTGGCCGGTTACATTTACAAGTACCAGAAACCGGCGATTTTCGTGGTGAATAAATGGGACCTGGCGCCGGAGCATGTCTCCACGGAAGAGTATGGGGAATACGTCGAGAAGATGTTCCCGATGCTCGATTTCGTGCCGATCGCTTTCATCACGGCCAAGCAGGGGCGAAACGTCTTCAAAGTCTGGAATCTGGCCCAGAATATTGCCAAGCAGTGCAAGTTACGAATAGGAACTGGAGAGCTCAATCGTCTGATCGAGGATGCCTGGACGAAGAACCCGGCGCCGCAAAAAGGCCAGCGGATGCCCAAGATTTACTACGCCACGCAGACGGCTGTCGAACCTCCCACCATTGTGATGATGGTCAATAATCCGGATCTGTTCGAGGAGACTTATCGGCGCTATTTGCTTCGATATCTGCGGGAAAACTCACCTTTCCAGGAAGTCCCGATCAAGATGGAATTCCGTTCCAAGAAGGATGCCCAGGAAAATAAGCGGATGGATCGGCCTGAAGGCATACCACTTGCAGGGTCGGAGAAGAAGCCGGTGCCGATGACGGATGGAACGAAGGCAAAGAAAACGGAAGCGACTAAACCTCCTCGCCCGCTGCGACCTAAAAAGCCGAAGCCGAAGAAGCCCGATTTGTGGAAGTTGTAG